The Megasphaera stantonii genome includes a window with the following:
- a CDS encoding DNA topoisomerase III has translation MKLFIAEKPSMARELAKCLPQPQRQEKGFIRTGGGIVTWAYGHMLQQAEPQDYNRQYKQWKDADLPIIPEHWKLLVSPNSREQFDVICRLIGDADSIVHAGDPDREGQLLIDEILDYVGNTKRVERILLNALDEKSIGEALHDLRDNGDFSHLKESALARSRADWLIGMNLSRAYTLAARRQGHRVVFPIGRVKTPTLALVVRRQREIDNFKPVTYYVVKAQFNHAKGVITAQWQPGDTQAGLDSEGRCIDKKKAEEIVERLRAQPDGTIAEGKKTKKKEAQRLPLSLSSLQVLAGKRYGYSPQQVLDAAQQLYERKLTTYPRSDCEYLPLNQRKDVPAILANLGRLSDKTLSQWAGRADGSIKSRAWNDGKITAHHAIIPTTVPCPYDKLTAVQRNIYFLIAQAYMAQFYPVHEYIQNRIVIAAAGEQFVAHGKTVVVLGWKELYQSDGDDDDEKGELPPVRKGDGVQFRRGKVEEKATKAPPRFTSSTLLQAMKEIYKYVKDDSLKKKLKEVQGIGTEATRATIIGELIERKFLVEEGKKKYLKPTDMAYLLVDSLPDELLYPDETAVWEERLYQMSLGKDSLADFLSAQELFLRKLIAAARNNDGTPQPKEGRVCPQCGGAMVRRHGKYGDFWGCTNYPKCRHTERIDAPPASAAGDGESYVCPRCKEGIFVRRSGPYGPFWACSKEGCRTTCADVDGVPSIYAASSEK, from the coding sequence ATGAAATTGTTTATCGCAGAGAAGCCCAGCATGGCTAGGGAACTGGCAAAATGCCTCCCGCAGCCGCAGCGGCAGGAAAAGGGCTTTATCCGTACGGGCGGCGGCATCGTCACCTGGGCCTACGGCCACATGCTGCAGCAGGCGGAGCCGCAGGATTATAATCGGCAATACAAGCAGTGGAAGGACGCCGATTTGCCCATTATTCCAGAGCATTGGAAGCTGCTCGTCAGCCCGAACAGCAGGGAGCAGTTCGACGTCATCTGCCGCCTCATCGGCGACGCCGACTCCATCGTCCATGCCGGCGACCCTGACAGGGAAGGGCAGCTTCTGATTGACGAAATACTCGATTATGTAGGCAATACGAAGCGCGTCGAGCGCATCCTTTTAAATGCCCTCGACGAAAAGAGCATCGGTGAAGCCCTTCATGATTTGCGGGATAACGGCGATTTTTCTCATCTCAAGGAATCAGCTTTGGCCCGCAGCCGTGCCGACTGGCTCATCGGCATGAACCTGTCGCGGGCTTATACGCTGGCCGCCCGCCGGCAGGGACACCGCGTCGTATTTCCCATCGGCCGGGTTAAGACGCCGACGCTGGCCTTAGTCGTCCGCCGCCAGCGGGAAATCGACAATTTCAAGCCCGTGACCTATTACGTCGTCAAGGCGCAGTTCAATCATGCCAAGGGCGTCATTACAGCCCAGTGGCAGCCTGGCGATACGCAGGCCGGCCTCGATTCGGAAGGGCGCTGCATCGATAAAAAGAAAGCTGAAGAAATAGTAGAAAGGCTGCGCGCTCAGCCCGATGGAACGATTGCCGAAGGGAAGAAGACGAAAAAGAAGGAAGCGCAGCGGCTGCCCTTGTCCTTGTCGTCCCTGCAGGTGCTGGCAGGTAAGCGCTACGGCTACAGCCCCCAGCAGGTATTGGACGCAGCTCAGCAGCTGTACGAGCGCAAGCTGACGACGTATCCCCGTTCAGACTGCGAGTATCTGCCCTTGAATCAGCGAAAGGACGTGCCGGCTATTTTAGCTAATTTAGGCCGCCTTTCAGATAAAACCTTGTCCCAATGGGCCGGGCGGGCCGATGGCAGCATCAAGAGCCGGGCCTGGAACGACGGCAAGATTACGGCGCACCACGCGATCATCCCGACGACAGTGCCCTGTCCGTACGATAAGCTGACAGCTGTCCAACGAAATATATATTTCCTCATTGCCCAAGCCTACATGGCGCAGTTTTATCCTGTCCACGAATATATACAGAACCGCATCGTCATCGCCGCCGCCGGCGAGCAGTTCGTCGCCCACGGCAAAACCGTCGTCGTGTTGGGCTGGAAAGAGCTGTATCAGTCCGATGGAGACGATGATGACGAAAAGGGAGAGTTGCCGCCGGTCCGCAAGGGCGACGGCGTCCAGTTCCGCCGCGGCAAGGTCGAAGAAAAGGCTACGAAGGCGCCGCCGCGGTTCACCTCGTCGACGCTTCTTCAGGCGATGAAGGAAATTTATAAATACGTCAAGGACGATTCGCTGAAGAAAAAGCTTAAAGAAGTGCAGGGCATCGGTACGGAAGCGACGCGGGCCACGATTATCGGCGAGCTCATCGAGCGGAAATTTTTAGTCGAAGAAGGGAAAAAGAAGTACCTGAAACCGACGGATATGGCCTATCTTCTCGTCGATTCCCTGCCGGACGAGCTGCTGTATCCCGATGAAACGGCTGTTTGGGAAGAACGGCTGTACCAGATGAGCCTGGGAAAGGACAGCCTAGCCGACTTTCTCAGCGCCCAGGAATTATTTTTGCGCAAGCTCATTGCGGCAGCCCGGAACAATGACGGAACGCCGCAGCCAAAGGAAGGGCGCGTATGTCCTCAATGCGGCGGCGCTATGGTACGCCGCCATGGAAAGTACGGCGATTTCTGGGGCTGTACCAACTATCCCAAATGCCGCCATACGGAGCGCATCGACGCACCGCCTGCGTCGGCGGCAGGCGACGGGGAATCTTATGTTTGTCCGCGCTGCAAGGAAGGAATCTTTGTCCGCCGCAGCGGCCCATACGGGCCGTTTTGGGCCTGCAGTAAGGAAGGCTGCCGTACGACCTGTGCCGACGTAGACGGCGTTCCCAGCATTTATGCTGCCTCGTCCGAAAAATAA
- a CDS encoding ATP-dependent nuclease — MHIENYRNLTDVEMTFHEKANYLVGENAIGKSGFLRLLSVMSEGFGIREDDYADPARPIVITLEMHLLRNQNEYFAAFPDERRETMKVRLEKRVEEIYPRLYDAERNEELPLDLIRCIHYLPNSVVDPEELKVPATVYRALERRLYQWEHSHDDGLDEDTQAFIHHEVQVGSLDSSYFVNIFLLSRILSRQDRSTADNMKFISLVALRILTQIFIMSRSKAMPLEQSLIIDGKGRRYLPLVVSIDEPEVHLHPYMQRSILNYYKQLLSNGDSRFCELLKDLFGIDGLRGQLFIVTHSTDALVDDYRNIVRLYRGDAGQVCAACGATFHFSEEIEKHLIMHFPEVKEALYSRSVLVVEGETEFGCFQLFGTTLGLPFDYYGICLINARGESSISKIKKLLEYFKIPTVALYDADVKGGHKGETGVFFTDEICFEMDLAKTMIDMGRRRELDRIINTVAGEHGRATSDMIKKACRKLDVNFHDYPPRMLGNVNARNIKALYIYYFAWLYSNKGVILGRLLGQSLRSQEIPRAFVKVIEEAGKLAKV; from the coding sequence ATGCATATTGAAAATTATCGAAATTTGACAGACGTGGAGATGACCTTTCATGAAAAGGCCAACTATCTCGTCGGCGAAAACGCTATTGGCAAAAGCGGGTTTCTGCGCTTGCTGTCGGTCATGAGCGAAGGCTTCGGCATCAGGGAAGACGATTACGCCGACCCGGCGCGGCCTATCGTCATTACGCTGGAAATGCACCTGCTTCGGAACCAAAACGAGTATTTCGCCGCGTTTCCCGATGAGCGGCGGGAGACGATGAAGGTGCGCCTGGAAAAGAGGGTGGAAGAAATCTACCCGCGGCTGTACGATGCAGAGAGAAACGAAGAACTGCCTCTCGACCTGATACGCTGCATCCATTATCTGCCCAATTCCGTCGTCGACCCGGAAGAACTCAAAGTGCCGGCAACGGTATACCGCGCGTTGGAACGGCGGCTGTATCAGTGGGAGCATTCCCATGACGACGGGCTGGACGAAGATACGCAGGCCTTTATCCATCATGAAGTGCAGGTAGGCAGCCTCGACTCGTCGTATTTTGTCAATATCTTCCTCTTGTCCCGCATCCTGAGCCGCCAGGATCGCTCGACAGCCGACAACATGAAGTTTATTTCCCTCGTCGCCCTGCGTATCCTCACGCAGATTTTCATCATGTCCCGAAGCAAGGCCATGCCCCTGGAGCAGAGCCTGATTATCGACGGCAAGGGGCGGCGCTATTTGCCTCTCGTCGTATCTATCGACGAGCCGGAGGTGCACCTCCATCCATACATGCAGCGGTCTATTTTAAATTATTACAAGCAGCTCCTGAGCAACGGCGATTCCCGCTTCTGCGAGCTCCTGAAGGATTTGTTCGGCATCGACGGCCTGCGGGGGCAGCTGTTCATCGTCACGCACTCGACAGACGCCCTCGTCGACGATTACCGCAATATCGTCCGCCTGTACCGCGGCGACGCCGGTCAGGTCTGCGCGGCCTGCGGAGCGACCTTTCATTTCAGCGAGGAAATCGAGAAGCACCTGATCATGCATTTCCCCGAAGTGAAGGAGGCCCTGTATTCGCGGAGCGTCCTCGTCGTCGAAGGGGAAACGGAGTTCGGCTGCTTCCAGCTGTTCGGCACGACGCTGGGGCTGCCCTTTGACTACTACGGCATCTGCCTCATCAACGCCCGCGGCGAAAGCTCGATTTCAAAGATAAAGAAGCTTCTGGAATACTTCAAGATTCCCACCGTCGCCTTATACGACGCCGACGTAAAGGGCGGCCATAAGGGCGAGACGGGCGTGTTCTTTACCGACGAAATTTGCTTTGAAATGGATTTGGCCAAGACGATGATCGACATGGGCCGCCGCCGCGAGCTGGACCGCATCATCAATACCGTAGCCGGCGAGCACGGCCGGGCCACGTCGGACATGATTAAAAAGGCCTGCCGCAAGCTGGACGTCAATTTCCACGACTATCCGCCGCGCATGCTGGGCAACGTCAACGCCCGCAATATCAAGGCACTGTACATCTATTATTTTGCCTGGCTGTACAGCAACAAGGGCGTCATCCTAGGTCGGCTCCTGGGGCAGTCCCTGCGCAGCCAGGAAATCCCCAGGGCCTTTGTCAAGGTCATCGAAGAGGCCGGCAAACTGGCAAAAGTATAA
- the dcd gene encoding dCTP deaminase, with the protein MILSGKEIVKHLGKEIIITPFHPERVNPNSYNLSLYNQLMVYDDYELDMAKPNPASIIDIPEDGYVLQPNKLYLGRTNEYTKTDGYIPMLEGRSSVGRLGVFIHVTAGFGDVGFAGYWTLEIFCVQPIRIYPNVEICQIYYHDIDGEYDTYQHGKYQNNSGIQPSMLWKDFQKK; encoded by the coding sequence ATGATTTTATCAGGCAAGGAAATCGTAAAGCATTTGGGTAAGGAAATTATCATTACGCCCTTTCATCCCGAACGGGTCAATCCGAACAGCTATAATTTATCGTTATATAATCAGCTGATGGTATATGATGACTACGAGCTGGACATGGCCAAGCCCAATCCGGCGTCGATTATCGACATCCCCGAAGACGGCTACGTACTGCAGCCGAATAAGCTCTATTTGGGGCGGACAAACGAGTATACGAAGACTGACGGCTATATTCCTATGCTGGAAGGCCGCTCATCTGTCGGCCGTCTGGGCGTGTTCATCCACGTGACGGCAGGCTTCGGCGACGTTGGCTTTGCTGGCTACTGGACGCTGGAAATCTTCTGCGTCCAGCCGATCCGCATCTATCCCAACGTAGAAATCTGCCAGATTTATTACCACGACATCGACGGCGAGTACGACACATATCAGCACGGAAAATACCAGAACAATTCGGGAATTCAGCCGAGCATGCTGTGGAAGGATTTTCAGAAGAAATGA
- the malQ gene encoding 4-alpha-glucanotransferase, which yields MDLGLYHNSHEFYCRSVFGAVPSGSQVVLRLRADKNIEENWQASVRLWQSNAGETIVPMTWEGEAFKATLTMPDKGCLLWYYFIVSYDGKTVYYGNNHEQLGGKGRITAQEPPSYQITVYDKDVKTPDWFKNAIVYQIFPDRFRRGKDTTAVLTGKKGAVIHSDWDDIPAYWKNPDTGEIAFYDFYGGNLAGIREKFSYLKELGVTAIYLNPIFESCTNHRYSTADYHRVDPFLGTNEEFAAFCRAAKEEGMAVILDGVFSHTGADSIYFNRFGHYDSVGAYQSKESPYYSWYRFKEYPNDYESWWGVMDLPNVEETEPSYMDFIIHNDDSVLRYWMRQGISGWRLDVVDELPAAFLRDFYKTLKEENPDAVLIGEVWEDASNKISYGEQREYLCGYELDSAMNYALRTIAVDFIMGRKEGRRMLAEMTHLIENYPPEHFYAMLNLIGSHDIERILTVLAKDADSNTLSAEDIAKKRLRMLLTWQMTMPGAPCIYYGDEAGVTGGKDPDNRRTYPWGHEDEEILSWTKGLTGLRRSSDALRTGRFIPLYADGDVFAYARSIEGGRDIFGQKKEDGFFIIAMNKNTTSLRTVSVYTNGLAYGELTNALYPRMKPIRTINSRFTLTLPPLSAVVLKGQEARKKRAGVFLHPTSLPSAGGNGDLGPNAYRFIDFLKTAGQSLWQILPLTPPLMGDSPYLARSAFAGNERLISLDVLHEWGWLSAEELCEYKEVVGNTKSWDEAWKVKKDALWRMSHKKDLNVPWSPYADFCKENAYWLDDYALFRSVGDFFGGKVWTEWPDNIRCHAADGIAYYKKELSGAISHYKFLQYIFYCQWQALRKYAHDNGVQILGDMPMFVAHNSADCWAHQELFQLDEGGNPTAVAGVPPDYFSADGQLWGNPLYDYEAMAADGYRWWVERFRAIYQFVDEVRIDHFRGLESYWAVPAEAKTAREGAWVKGPGLDLFRAVYKELGFLPMVAEDLGIITDDVCALKDALRLPGMKILHFHMAERADGRYSFDTEPNCLVYTGTHDNNTTLGWYEEDLDESERLQLRQALGLPDDAAPEAVVRAVIAYVYSRRAETAVVPLQDILALPGNCRMNVPGTAEGNWQWQMDGGMLKLDIAKWLSELCKEYGR from the coding sequence ATGGATTTAGGACTGTATCACAATTCACATGAATTTTATTGCCGCTCTGTTTTCGGCGCCGTTCCCTCGGGTAGCCAGGTCGTCCTGCGCCTGCGGGCCGACAAAAATATAGAAGAAAACTGGCAGGCCAGCGTGCGCCTGTGGCAGAGCAACGCCGGCGAAACGATCGTTCCCATGACTTGGGAAGGCGAGGCCTTCAAGGCGACGCTGACCATGCCGGATAAGGGGTGCCTCCTTTGGTACTATTTCATCGTTTCCTACGACGGCAAGACCGTCTATTACGGCAATAACCACGAGCAGCTCGGCGGCAAGGGCCGCATTACGGCTCAGGAGCCGCCGTCCTATCAGATTACCGTATACGATAAGGACGTCAAGACGCCGGACTGGTTCAAGAATGCCATCGTCTATCAGATTTTTCCCGACCGGTTCCGCCGTGGCAAGGATACGACGGCGGTGCTTACGGGCAAGAAGGGCGCTGTCATTCACAGTGACTGGGACGACATACCGGCCTATTGGAAGAACCCCGATACGGGAGAGATTGCCTTTTACGATTTTTACGGCGGCAACCTGGCGGGTATCCGGGAAAAGTTTTCGTATCTGAAAGAATTAGGCGTGACGGCGATTTATCTCAACCCTATTTTTGAAAGCTGCACGAACCATCGCTACAGCACGGCCGATTATCACCGCGTCGATCCCTTCCTGGGGACGAACGAAGAGTTTGCCGCGTTCTGCCGGGCAGCTAAGGAAGAGGGCATGGCCGTCATCCTGGACGGCGTGTTCAGCCATACGGGGGCCGACAGCATTTATTTCAACCGCTTCGGCCATTATGACAGCGTCGGCGCCTACCAGTCCAAGGAATCGCCGTACTATTCGTGGTACCGGTTTAAGGAGTACCCGAACGACTACGAGTCGTGGTGGGGCGTCATGGACTTGCCCAACGTAGAGGAAACGGAGCCGTCGTATATGGACTTTATCATCCACAACGACGACAGCGTGCTGCGCTACTGGATGCGCCAGGGCATCAGCGGCTGGCGTCTCGACGTCGTCGACGAGCTGCCGGCGGCGTTTCTCCGCGATTTCTATAAGACGCTGAAGGAAGAAAATCCCGACGCCGTGCTCATAGGCGAGGTGTGGGAGGACGCGTCGAATAAAATCAGCTACGGCGAACAGCGCGAATACCTGTGCGGCTACGAGCTCGACAGCGCTATGAACTACGCCTTGCGGACGATTGCCGTCGATTTCATCATGGGCCGCAAGGAAGGCCGGCGCATGCTGGCTGAAATGACGCACCTCATTGAAAATTATCCGCCGGAGCACTTTTACGCCATGCTTAACCTCATCGGCAGCCACGACATCGAACGCATCTTGACAGTCCTGGCAAAAGACGCCGACTCCAATACGCTCTCGGCCGAGGACATTGCCAAGAAGCGCCTGCGCATGCTTCTGACCTGGCAGATGACGATGCCCGGCGCACCCTGTATTTATTACGGCGATGAAGCCGGCGTGACCGGCGGAAAGGATCCGGACAACCGCCGCACCTATCCGTGGGGGCATGAGGACGAAGAAATCCTGTCGTGGACGAAAGGGCTGACGGGACTGCGCCGTAGCAGCGACGCCCTGCGCACGGGCCGTTTCATCCCGCTGTACGCCGACGGCGACGTCTTCGCCTATGCCCGCAGCATCGAAGGCGGCCGGGATATATTCGGACAGAAAAAAGAAGACGGCTTCTTTATCATCGCTATGAATAAAAACACTACGTCCCTGCGGACGGTCAGCGTGTACACGAACGGATTGGCCTACGGCGAGCTGACCAACGCCCTGTATCCCCGCATGAAGCCTATCCGCACGATCAACAGCCGGTTCACCCTGACGCTGCCGCCGCTGAGCGCCGTCGTCCTGAAAGGGCAGGAAGCCCGCAAAAAACGGGCCGGCGTCTTCCTGCATCCGACGTCGCTGCCTTCGGCCGGCGGGAACGGCGACCTGGGGCCTAACGCCTATCGGTTTATCGATTTCCTCAAGACGGCCGGCCAGAGCCTATGGCAGATTCTGCCGCTGACGCCGCCGCTCATGGGCGATTCGCCCTATCTGGCCCGATCGGCCTTTGCCGGGAACGAACGGCTCATTTCCCTCGACGTGCTCCACGAATGGGGATGGCTGTCTGCCGAAGAACTGTGCGAATATAAGGAAGTCGTCGGGAATACGAAATCCTGGGACGAAGCCTGGAAGGTCAAGAAGGACGCGCTCTGGCGTATGTCCCATAAGAAAGACCTGAACGTGCCGTGGTCGCCTTACGCCGATTTCTGCAAGGAAAACGCGTACTGGCTCGACGACTACGCCTTGTTCCGTTCTGTCGGCGATTTCTTCGGAGGCAAGGTCTGGACAGAGTGGCCCGACAATATCCGCTGCCACGCTGCCGACGGCATAGCCTATTATAAAAAAGAATTGTCCGGCGCCATATCCCATTATAAATTCTTGCAGTATATTTTCTACTGCCAGTGGCAGGCTCTTCGGAAATATGCCCATGACAACGGCGTGCAGATCCTCGGTGACATGCCCATGTTTGTCGCCCACAACAGCGCCGACTGCTGGGCTCATCAGGAGCTGTTCCAGCTGGACGAAGGCGGCAATCCCACGGCCGTCGCCGGCGTGCCGCCCGATTATTTCAGCGCCGATGGCCAGCTGTGGGGCAACCCGCTGTACGACTATGAGGCCATGGCTGCCGACGGCTATCGCTGGTGGGTAGAGCGGTTCCGCGCGATATACCAGTTTGTAGACGAAGTGCGCATCGACCATTTCCGCGGCCTCGAATCGTACTGGGCTGTGCCCGCCGAAGCCAAGACGGCCCGCGAAGGCGCCTGGGTCAAAGGGCCGGGCCTCGACCTGTTCCGTGCCGTGTATAAAGAGCTCGGTTTCCTGCCCATGGTGGCGGAGGATCTGGGCATCATTACGGACGACGTATGCGCCCTGAAAGACGCCCTGCGCCTGCCAGGCATGAAGATACTCCATTTCCACATGGCAGAACGGGCCGACGGCCGGTATTCCTTTGATACAGAGCCGAACTGTCTCGTCTACACGGGAACGCACGACAACAACACGACGCTGGGCTGGTATGAAGAAGACCTGGACGAATCGGAACGGCTACAGCTGCGCCAGGCCTTGGGCCTGCCGGACGACGCTGCGCCGGAAGCTGTCGTCCGCGCCGTCATCGCCTACGTTTACAGCCGCCGCGCCGAAACGGCCGTCGTACCCCTGCAGGACATACTGGCCCTGCCGGGAAACTGCCGCATGAACGTGCCCGGAACGGCTGAAGGAAACTGGCAGTGGCAAATGGACGGCGGCATGCTCAAGCTGGACATCGCCAAATGGCTGTCTGAATTATGTAAAGAATACGGACGATAA
- a CDS encoding NAD(P)-dependent malic enzyme, with protein sequence MTDKNEKFKRALEVHAQLHGKLAIHSKLRADSKEALSILYTPGVAAPCLEIAQDKELAYTYTGKGNDVAVITDGSAVLGLGNIGPDAAMPVMEGKCLLFSEFAGINAVPLCVGTQDVDEFVRFVQLASPSFGGINLEDISSPRCFEIEKRLRETLNIPVFHDDQHGTAIIVLAGVINALEYLGKSAETASVVINGAGAAGISIANLLLEYGFTDVTLCDINGAVCEGDDTLNPAQAAMAKRTNRRHAKGSLKDVLAGKDVFIGVSRGGLVSQEMIASMAEKNVVFAMANPIPEIYPDEAKAAGASVVGSGRSDFPNQVNNVLVFPGIFRGAIDCHASDISEGMKLAAARAIADVAKQDGLREDYILPDAFDHRVTIAVAAAVAEAAANEGIAGNPLTYEEEAAKAEAFLNEV encoded by the coding sequence ATGACAGATAAAAATGAAAAATTTAAACGGGCCTTGGAAGTCCACGCCCAGCTGCACGGCAAACTAGCCATTCACAGCAAATTGCGGGCCGATTCCAAGGAAGCCCTGTCCATCTTATATACGCCCGGCGTCGCGGCGCCGTGCCTGGAAATCGCCCAGGATAAAGAGCTGGCCTATACGTATACCGGCAAGGGCAACGACGTGGCCGTCATTACCGACGGCAGCGCCGTCCTGGGGTTGGGGAATATCGGCCCTGATGCGGCCATGCCGGTCATGGAAGGGAAGTGCCTGCTGTTCAGCGAGTTTGCCGGCATCAACGCCGTGCCCCTGTGCGTAGGCACGCAGGACGTAGACGAATTTGTCCGCTTCGTCCAGCTGGCCAGCCCGTCCTTTGGCGGGATCAACCTGGAAGATATCAGCAGCCCGCGCTGCTTTGAAATCGAAAAGCGGCTTCGCGAAACGCTGAATATCCCCGTGTTCCACGACGATCAGCACGGCACGGCCATCATCGTCCTGGCCGGCGTCATCAACGCGCTGGAGTATTTAGGAAAGTCTGCCGAAACGGCGTCGGTCGTCATCAACGGCGCCGGCGCAGCCGGCATCAGCATCGCCAATCTGCTGCTGGAATACGGTTTTACAGATGTGACGCTCTGCGACATCAACGGCGCCGTCTGTGAAGGCGACGATACGCTCAATCCGGCTCAGGCCGCCATGGCGAAGCGGACGAACCGCCGTCATGCCAAGGGCAGCCTGAAGGATGTACTGGCAGGCAAGGACGTGTTTATCGGCGTGTCCCGCGGCGGCCTCGTGTCCCAGGAAATGATTGCCTCGATGGCTGAGAAAAACGTCGTCTTCGCCATGGCCAATCCCATCCCGGAAATCTATCCCGACGAAGCGAAGGCTGCCGGCGCGTCCGTCGTCGGCTCGGGCCGGTCCGATTTCCCCAATCAGGTCAACAACGTCCTCGTATTTCCTGGAATTTTCCGCGGGGCCATCGACTGCCATGCGTCGGATATCAGCGAGGGCATGAAGCTGGCTGCGGCGAGAGCCATTGCCGACGTAGCGAAGCAGGACGGCCTGCGGGAAGACTACATCCTGCCCGACGCCTTTGACCATCGCGTCACCATCGCCGTAGCGGCTGCCGTTGCCGAGGCTGCGGCAAACGAAGGCATCGCCGGCAATCCCTTGACCTATGAAGAAGAAGCGGCGAAGGCCGAAGCCTTTTTGAACGAAGTATAG
- the glgA gene encoding glycogen synthase GlgA, protein MEKILFVASEAVPFIKTGGLADVMGALPKELAAKGMDVRLVIPKYSLIKDEAKQQMKQVTTGIVNLAWRQLYYGVDEIDMDGVKVYFIDNEWYFKRDRLYGYADDDERFAYFCRAVLTMLPRIGFQPDIIHGNDWHTGMLGVFLKEDFYHDDFYKNMKFVYTIHNLKYQGIYPASIMQDIIGLPQHLFDNGNLECDGCVNYMKSGMVYADYITTVSPTYAQEITYPYFGERLDGYIRSNQDKVVGIINGLDEDAYNPETDPYIAQTYTSKDARAGKRVNKDALRKELGLRIKRGVPMVAMVSRLVEDKGMDLVTRIMDELVEDDVQLVIVGTGDWQYEEAFRDLARRYPTKVSANIMFNEGLAHRVYAAADIFLMPSRYEPCGLSQLIALRYGAVPVVRETGGLRDTVVPFDKYKNQGNGLTFPNFNAHELLFTAKTALGYYEDTALWDHIVKNAMESDYSWKRSAQAYADLYKKVLNR, encoded by the coding sequence ATGGAAAAAATATTATTCGTGGCGTCAGAAGCCGTGCCTTTTATCAAGACGGGCGGCTTAGCCGACGTCATGGGCGCTTTACCGAAGGAATTGGCCGCCAAGGGCATGGACGTCCGCCTGGTCATTCCGAAATACAGCCTGATTAAAGACGAAGCAAAGCAGCAGATGAAGCAGGTGACGACGGGGATCGTCAATCTGGCCTGGCGTCAGCTGTACTACGGCGTCGACGAAATCGATATGGACGGCGTCAAGGTATACTTCATCGACAATGAATGGTACTTCAAGCGCGACCGCCTGTACGGCTATGCCGACGACGACGAACGGTTCGCCTATTTCTGCCGCGCCGTGCTGACGATGCTGCCGCGCATCGGCTTCCAGCCCGACATCATTCACGGCAACGACTGGCATACGGGCATGCTGGGCGTCTTCTTGAAGGAAGATTTCTACCATGACGATTTCTACAAAAATATGAAATTCGTCTATACCATTCATAACCTGAAATATCAGGGGATTTATCCGGCGTCTATCATGCAGGATATCATCGGCCTGCCGCAGCACTTGTTCGACAACGGCAATCTGGAATGCGACGGCTGCGTCAACTACATGAAATCGGGCATGGTCTACGCCGACTACATCACGACGGTCAGCCCGACGTACGCTCAGGAAATTACCTATCCGTACTTCGGCGAACGGCTGGACGGCTATATCCGCAGCAATCAGGACAAAGTCGTCGGCATTATCAACGGCCTCGACGAAGATGCCTATAATCCCGAAACGGACCCCTATATTGCCCAAACGTATACGTCGAAGGACGCCCGCGCCGGCAAGCGCGTCAACAAGGACGCCCTGCGCAAGGAATTGGGGCTGCGCATCAAGCGCGGCGTGCCCATGGTCGCCATGGTATCGCGCCTCGTCGAAGACAAGGGCATGGATTTGGTAACGCGCATTATGGACGAGCTCGTCGAAGACGACGTACAGCTGGTTATCGTCGGGACCGGCGACTGGCAGTATGAAGAAGCCTTCCGCGATTTGGCCCGCCGCTATCCGACAAAGGTATCGGCCAACATCATGTTCAACGAAGGCCTGGCGCACCGCGTCTATGCGGCGGCGGATATCTTCCTCATGCCCTCGCGGTATGAACCGTGCGGACTGAGTCAGCTCATCGCCCTGAGATACGGCGCCGTGCCCGTCGTCCGCGAAACGGGCGGCCTGCGAGATACCGTCGTTCCCTTTGATAAATACAAAAATCAGGGCAACGGCCTGACGTTCCCGAACTTCAATGCTCATGAACTGTTGTTTACGGCAAAGACGGCTTTGGGATACTACGAAGATACCGCCTTGTGGGATCACATCGTCAAGAACGCCATGGAAAGCGACTACAGCTGGAAGCGTTCGGCTCAGGCGTATGCAGACTTGTACAAAAAGGTATTGAACCGATAA